Part of the Halobaculum halobium genome, ACTTCGGCGATATCCTCTCGGGATACCGCGCCTTCACCGTCGACTCTTTCAAGCGCCTCCGCCTCTCGGCGGACGGCTTCGGTATCGAGACGGAACTGGCCGTCGAGTGCGCGCGCCACGGCGTCCGCACGACCGTCGTCCCGATCACGTACCTCCCGCGTCCGGACGGCTCGAACACGAACCTCCACCCGGTGCGCGACGGGGGGATCATCCTGATGGCGATCTACCGGCAGGCGAAGACCTCGAACCCGCTGTTCTACTTCGGGAGCGCGGGCGTGGCCTCCGGGCTCGCGGGCGGACTCGTCGCCGCGTACGTCGCCTATGACTGGTTCGCAAACGGGATCTCCCACAACGTCCTCGCGATCGTCGCGGGCGTCGGGGTCATCCTCGGCGTGCAACTGCTCATCTTCGGCGTGCTCTCGGACCTGCTTGTCACGCTCCACGGCGAGACACTCGACCGAGTCGAGGCGCTCGAACGGGAGATGCCGGCCGGAGCGGACACGAGTAGCGAGGAAGCCACCGAAAAAGGGGTGACACCTACGAAAGACGAGGGATGTGTGGGCCCCCCCGAGCAATAGCCTCTCCTGTGTAGTGCTGCCTCACTAGATCCGGAGGACGAGTAGACTGTTGCCCGAGGGTAGCCCCCCTCGCTCAGAATCACAGAAGCGCAGGTTCGAGCAACGTCGAAGGAACCTCTACCGCGGTCAGCGTACCTTCACAATCGATTCAGCTCCCCGGTAACAGGCGTTTGAACAAGTGTGTGGGTGATTGTGGCGTTCTCGGTTCGGGTACGATCGTCGGCCACGATCGCTCACTACATGGCGTCTATCGGCCGATACCGCGCGGAGCAAGAAAATACGGGATGACACGACAACTCACTCGATACAGGACTCCCAACGGTGCTGATGAAAACCCGTAGACTGCGACCAGGTGTGACCGCTCCTGTGCTGTGATGATGTCCCCCGGCAGCGCTTCTTCGAGGCACTGCTTGCGGCTACACGCTGATCACCTCGGCCGCAGGCACCCACAGTCTGCCACTCGTCTATTGATACGACTCTTTCCGGAGGTCCATCGCTGCTGTGAACGCCGCCGGACGTCCGGTGTGGCTTCGATACCCCCTTTCGGACAACAGGAGCGAGCGAGTCCGATTCGGGACAAGAGGGCCGGCCGATAGTGTTCGACCGTTCGGAGTAGACACTCGGATGATGGAAACCGGACCTGATCGGATATGGTCAGAACGGTAAGAGTGCGCGAACCCGCCCGAGCAGTGACCCCGCGCCGCTGCGCCGCCGGTCCTCGAAGATCGGATGGAGACGATTGAGCAGGTCGCGCTCGGTCTCGAACCGTTCCTCCGGGAGCTCGCGGAGCACCTCCGCCAGATCGAGCGTGTTTCCCGCGGCGTCGTAGGGGACGCTCGTGTTCCGCATCGACGCGATCAGCTCCTCGGTCGTCGCCGGGAACCGCACGCCCGCTCGGTCGAGGCGGGCGTCCAACGCCGCGATGCCGAACTCGATCGACTCGGGCTCGCTCGTGTCCCCCTGCGGCGGTCTGGCTGCCATTACGCCGAGTTGCCGCCCCGGGGACTAAAGCGGACGGGCCCACGGACGCGACGCAGGAGTCGGTGGCTCGCACGACGCAGACGGCGTGTCGCCGGCGGCGGCTCCGTCGCGCTTATCGGTCGCGCGCCCGTTCCCCGAGCCATGACCGACTACACCACCGTCTCCATCCCGAAGGACCTCGCCGAGCGCGTCGAGGAGACGCTCGAGGGGACGAGCTTCTCGTCGACCTCCGATCTCGTGCGCTTTCTCCTCCGAAGCATCGTGATCCAACACCAGAAACAGGGGTCGCTCTCGGAGGCACAGTTCGAGGAGATCACCGAGCAACTCCGCGACCTCGGCTATTTAGAGTAGGGACGCAGCCGACTCTCACTTATCACGACTCAGTCCTCGACCCGCTCCTCAGGCGGGTGCGCGTCGACGACGACCAGTTCCCGCCGACGCCCCCGGCGGTCGTACGCGGTCACGTTCTCGGAATCGTACGGCGGCACCGCCACCAGCACCGCGGCCGCGAGGTCGTCCTCCTCGGTGAGCCGGCGGTCGCCGTCGGGATGCGAGAGAAAGCGTGCACGGCCCGCAGGTCGACCCAGATCCATCCCGAACACAGCCGA contains:
- a CDS encoding ribbon-helix-helix domain-containing protein — translated: MTDYTTVSIPKDLAERVEETLEGTSFSSTSDLVRFLLRSIVIQHQKQGSLSEAQFEEITEQLRDLGYLE